The proteins below are encoded in one region of Longimicrobium sp.:
- a CDS encoding DUF5615 family PIN-like protein has product MKRVLLDENLPHRLRRELPECEVLTVAQAGWAGTKNGALLRLATQTFDVFLTADRSIPHQQVLATFELGFVLLEIGGTRLKDILPFIEQVREAVAAVRSGELIRVPADSAG; this is encoded by the coding sequence GTGAAGCGCGTCCTGCTGGACGAGAACCTTCCGCACCGTCTCCGCCGCGAGCTACCGGAGTGCGAGGTGCTGACGGTCGCGCAGGCGGGTTGGGCGGGAACGAAGAATGGTGCGCTTCTCCGCCTCGCCACCCAGACGTTCGACGTGTTCCTCACCGCTGACCGGAGCATCCCGCATCAGCAGGTTCTGGCGACCTTCGAGCTGGGATTCGTTCTCCTCGAAATCGGCGGCACGCGGCTGAAGGACATCCTGCCGTTCATCGAGCAGGTGAGAGAAGCCGTCGCGGCCGTCCGTTCCGGAGAGCTCATCCGCGTTCCTGCCGATTCGGCCGGGTAG
- a CDS encoding thioredoxin family protein: MTGDFDYRKYWDLGFTWDDYLGREVKEHRGLWEGVWGRSQVPEWALRTAARIGGEWRLLVTSEDWCGDASNTVPVAARLAEVLPNVELRVVKRDEHPELMDRHLTNGSRSIPLVVVLRPDFTVAGTWGPRPTELQQFVLREKHAATRPTGDIYREARQWYARDRGETTIREILGVFEQDTPRQAAA; this comes from the coding sequence ATGACGGGCGATTTCGATTACCGGAAGTACTGGGACCTGGGGTTCACCTGGGATGACTATCTCGGCCGCGAGGTGAAGGAGCACCGCGGCCTGTGGGAGGGGGTGTGGGGGCGCTCGCAGGTGCCGGAGTGGGCGCTCCGCACCGCGGCGCGCATCGGCGGCGAGTGGCGGCTGCTGGTGACCAGCGAGGACTGGTGCGGCGACGCGTCCAACACCGTGCCGGTGGCCGCGCGCCTGGCCGAGGTGCTGCCGAACGTGGAGTTGCGCGTGGTGAAGCGCGACGAGCATCCCGAGCTGATGGACCGGCACCTGACCAACGGTTCGCGCTCGATTCCGCTGGTGGTGGTGCTGCGGCCGGACTTCACGGTCGCGGGGACGTGGGGCCCGCGGCCCACCGAGCTGCAGCAGTTCGTGCTGCGGGAGAAGCACGCGGCTACCCGGCCGACGGGCGACATCTACCGCGAAGCGCGCCAGTGGTACGCCCGCGACCGCGGCGAGACCACGATCCGCGAGATCCTCGGCGTGTTCGAGCAGGACACGCCGAGGCAGGCGGCGGCGTAG
- the moaC gene encoding cyclic pyranopterin monophosphate synthase MoaC, with protein MSDGGFTHLDEAGRPRMVDVGEKDVTRRVAVAEGHIRMSAETLAAIVAGDTPKGNVVLVAQLAGITGAKRTADLIPLCHPLPLTSVEVEISADESLPGIRVSATAKVDGKTGVEMEALTAVTVSLLTVYDMCKARDRGMEISGIRLLRKEGGRSGTWTAATANG; from the coding sequence ATGAGCGACGGCGGGTTCACGCACCTGGACGAGGCGGGGCGGCCGCGGATGGTGGACGTCGGGGAGAAGGACGTCACCCGGCGCGTGGCTGTTGCAGAAGGACACATCCGCATGTCCGCGGAAACGCTCGCCGCCATCGTCGCCGGCGACACGCCGAAGGGGAATGTCGTCCTGGTTGCGCAGCTGGCGGGAATCACGGGGGCCAAGCGCACCGCCGACCTCATCCCCCTCTGCCACCCGCTCCCCCTGACCTCGGTGGAAGTGGAAATTTCGGCGGACGAGTCGCTCCCCGGAATTCGCGTTTCCGCCACCGCGAAAGTCGATGGAAAGACGGGGGTGGAGATGGAGGCGCTGACCGCCGTAACGGTTTCGCTGCTAACGGTCTACGACATGTGCAAGGCCCGCGACCGGGGGATGGAGATCTCCGGAATCCGGCTCCTGCGCAAGGAAGGAGGCCGATCGGGAACGTGGACGGCTGCGACAGCGAACGGCTGA
- a CDS encoding Vms1/Ankzf1 family peptidyl-tRNA hydrolase gives MITKQDLERLINREETGRPVVSLFLDMSVNSNNKRTHQVFLSQKRQQFEELQSEWMAEHEEGVETLWDRVQRWLDEDYDESCCGVVIYAEVGGDGFEALQTRAPVQNRLIIAPTPVVGPLAQVLEGYRHYGVVLIDREHVRLLSVYQGSVLDELERRGDPLPPPHDVQAGGYAQSRYQRRKLEETKHFFKEFAAEVQDFVARYGPDDLVLLGTEENLSAFAEHLPDSILQRVVYTGPMWVDENAAEIVRQLEPLLRGELERAQHEVVEQVRDRVVHDYLATAGFQGTLSALQEGRVDTLLLARDQRRDGRRCAQCGFVFARELEACPYDGSTAMTEVDVVEEMVRMAEGQGVTVAFADPGEVADLKGAGALLRY, from the coding sequence ATGATCACGAAACAGGATCTCGAGCGGCTCATCAACCGCGAGGAAACCGGGCGGCCGGTGGTATCGCTCTTCCTCGACATGTCGGTCAACTCCAACAACAAGCGCACGCACCAGGTCTTCCTCAGCCAGAAGCGCCAGCAGTTCGAGGAGCTGCAGAGCGAGTGGATGGCCGAGCACGAGGAGGGCGTGGAGACGCTGTGGGACCGCGTGCAGCGCTGGCTGGACGAGGACTACGACGAATCGTGCTGCGGCGTGGTGATCTACGCCGAGGTCGGCGGCGACGGGTTCGAGGCGCTGCAGACCCGCGCGCCGGTACAGAACCGGCTGATCATCGCGCCCACGCCGGTGGTCGGCCCGCTGGCGCAGGTGCTGGAGGGGTACCGCCACTACGGCGTGGTGCTGATCGACCGCGAGCACGTGCGCCTGCTCTCCGTCTACCAGGGGAGCGTGCTGGACGAGCTGGAGCGCCGCGGCGACCCGCTGCCGCCGCCGCACGACGTGCAGGCCGGCGGCTACGCGCAGAGCCGCTACCAGCGCCGCAAGCTCGAGGAGACCAAGCACTTCTTCAAGGAGTTCGCGGCCGAGGTGCAGGACTTCGTGGCCCGCTACGGGCCCGACGACCTGGTGCTGCTGGGCACGGAGGAGAACCTTTCCGCCTTCGCCGAGCACCTCCCCGACTCCATCCTGCAGCGCGTGGTGTACACCGGCCCCATGTGGGTGGACGAAAACGCGGCGGAGATCGTGCGCCAGCTGGAGCCGCTGCTGCGCGGCGAGCTGGAGCGCGCGCAGCACGAGGTGGTGGAGCAGGTGCGCGACCGCGTGGTGCACGACTACCTGGCCACCGCCGGCTTCCAGGGCACCCTCAGCGCGCTGCAGGAGGGCCGCGTCGACACGCTCCTGCTGGCCCGTGACCAGCGGCGCGACGGGCGGCGGTGCGCGCAGTGCGGCTTCGTGTTCGCGCGCGAGCTGGAAGCCTGCCCGTACGACGGGTCGACGGCGATGACCGAGGTGGACGTGGTGGAGGAGATGGTGCGAATGGCGGAGGGGCAGGGCGTGACCGTGGCCTTCGCCGACCCCGGCGAGGTGGCCGACCTCAAGGGCGCGGGGGCGCTGCTGCGGTACTGA
- a CDS encoding prolyl oligopeptidase family serine peptidase — MRLRRTLAAALVLAAPVAARAQQPQPVIAPNENLVADGIPPIPATLAEEVRRYTESRGAGLAAWHPLRREILISTRFANTAQLHMVRMPMGARTQLTFFDEPVGGGSFEPKTGRYFLFTKDVGGNEFGQIYRYDVASGRSEMLTPGGRSQNGGWRWSHVGDRIAYASTRRNGGDRDIYVMDPANKSTDRMVLQVQGGGWGVLDWSRDDRRLLVGEYLSVNQSNFYLLDLATGQKTQLNDPRDTVAWGGGRFTADGRSIILTTDQGSEYQRLALMDVATRRLTPLTTGINWDVEGVDLSPDGSTVAFTTNEAGVSKLYLLNLASRRVRPVTGVPQGVIGGLEWHNNSRDLGFSVSSARSTSDVYSLNVATGAVTRWTESELGGLVANELSEPALIRWPSFDGREITGFYYKPPARFTGRRPVIINIHGGPEGQSRPTFLGRSNYFLNELGVAIIYPNVRGSTGYGKTFVKLDNGMKRYDSVKDIGSLLDWIGRQPDLDPQRVMVTGGSYGGFMTLAVATTYNDRICCSLDVVGISNFNTFLKNTESYRRDLRRAEYGDERQAEMAAFFERTAPLNNAGNITRPLFVVQGGNDPRVPHTEAEQMVARVKQNGSPVWYLMARDEGHGFRKKANVDYQFYATVMFVRQYLLGQQPANQRSASSN, encoded by the coding sequence ATGCGACTCCGCCGTACCCTTGCCGCCGCGCTGGTGCTCGCCGCGCCCGTCGCGGCGCGCGCGCAGCAGCCGCAGCCGGTCATCGCGCCGAACGAGAACCTCGTGGCCGACGGCATCCCGCCCATCCCCGCCACGCTGGCCGAGGAGGTGCGCCGCTACACCGAGTCGCGGGGCGCGGGCCTCGCCGCCTGGCACCCGCTGCGCCGCGAGATCCTCATCTCCACCCGCTTCGCCAACACCGCGCAGCTGCACATGGTGCGCATGCCGATGGGCGCGCGGACGCAGCTCACCTTCTTCGACGAGCCGGTGGGCGGCGGCAGCTTCGAGCCGAAGACGGGGCGCTACTTCCTGTTCACCAAGGACGTGGGCGGCAACGAGTTCGGGCAGATCTACCGCTACGACGTCGCCTCGGGGCGCTCGGAGATGCTGACCCCCGGCGGGCGCTCGCAGAACGGCGGCTGGCGCTGGAGCCACGTGGGCGACCGCATCGCCTACGCCTCCACGCGCCGCAACGGCGGCGACCGCGACATCTACGTGATGGACCCCGCGAACAAGTCGACCGACCGCATGGTGCTGCAGGTGCAGGGCGGCGGCTGGGGCGTGCTGGACTGGTCGCGCGACGACCGCCGGCTGCTCGTCGGCGAGTACCTCTCCGTCAACCAGAGCAACTTCTACCTCCTCGATCTCGCGACGGGGCAGAAGACGCAGCTTAACGATCCGCGCGACACCGTGGCCTGGGGCGGCGGCCGCTTCACCGCCGACGGGCGCTCGATCATCCTGACCACCGACCAGGGCTCGGAGTACCAGCGCCTGGCGCTGATGGACGTGGCCACGCGCCGCCTGACGCCGCTGACCACGGGGATCAACTGGGACGTGGAGGGCGTCGACCTGTCGCCCGACGGATCGACCGTGGCCTTCACCACCAACGAGGCGGGCGTGTCGAAGCTGTACCTGCTGAACCTCGCCTCGCGCCGTGTCCGCCCGGTCACCGGCGTGCCGCAGGGGGTGATCGGCGGGCTGGAGTGGCACAACAACTCGCGCGACCTGGGCTTCTCGGTCAGCTCCGCGCGCTCGACGTCGGACGTGTACTCGCTGAACGTGGCCACGGGCGCGGTCACGCGGTGGACGGAGAGCGAGCTGGGCGGGCTGGTGGCCAACGAGCTGTCGGAGCCGGCGCTCATCCGCTGGCCCAGCTTCGACGGGCGCGAGATCACCGGCTTCTACTACAAGCCGCCGGCGCGCTTCACTGGGCGGCGGCCGGTGATCATCAACATCCACGGCGGCCCCGAGGGGCAGAGCCGGCCCACCTTCCTGGGGCGCAGCAACTACTTCCTGAACGAGCTGGGCGTGGCCATCATCTACCCCAACGTCCGCGGGTCGACGGGCTACGGGAAGACGTTCGTGAAGCTCGACAACGGGATGAAGCGCTACGACAGCGTGAAGGACATCGGCTCGCTGCTCGACTGGATCGGCCGGCAGCCGGACCTGGACCCGCAGCGGGTGATGGTGACGGGCGGCAGCTACGGCGGGTTCATGACGCTGGCCGTGGCGACGACCTACAACGACCGCATCTGCTGCTCGCTCGACGTGGTGGGGATCAGCAACTTCAACACCTTCCTCAAGAACACCGAGAGCTACCGCCGCGACCTGCGCCGAGCCGAGTACGGCGACGAGCGGCAGGCCGAGATGGCGGCGTTCTTCGAGCGCACGGCGCCGCTGAACAACGCGGGGAACATCACCCGGCCGCTGTTCGTGGTGCAGGGCGGCAACGACCCGCGCGTGCCGCACACCGAGGCGGAGCAGATGGTGGCGCGGGTGAAGCAGAACGGCAGCCCGGTGTGGTACCTGATGGCGCGCGACGAGGGCCACGGCTTCCGCAAGAAGGCCAACGTCGACTACCAGTTCTACGCGACGGTGATGTTCGTCCGGCAGTACCTGCTCGGCCAGCAGCCGGCGAACCAGCGCAGCGCGTCGTCGAACTGA
- a CDS encoding transglycosylase SLT domain-containing protein → MQQFALASRAPGLIDLQRAQIEKLTRVQANSSTYGIPADLAERIEDIANAEGIDPKLAFGLVATESEFNRHAVSPVGAVGLTQLMPSTARYFRPGLEREALFDRDTNLRVGFRFLKTLIDKYHGNVKLALLAYNRGPEKVDSILRAGGDPDNGYPRMVMRDWSKRRR, encoded by the coding sequence ATGCAGCAGTTCGCCCTCGCGTCGCGCGCGCCCGGGCTGATCGACCTGCAGCGCGCGCAGATCGAGAAGCTCACGCGCGTGCAGGCGAACTCGTCCACCTACGGCATCCCCGCGGACCTGGCGGAGCGGATCGAGGACATCGCCAACGCGGAGGGGATCGACCCCAAGCTCGCGTTCGGCCTGGTGGCCACCGAGAGCGAGTTCAACCGGCACGCGGTGAGCCCCGTGGGCGCCGTCGGCCTCACGCAGCTGATGCCGTCGACCGCGCGGTACTTCCGCCCGGGCCTGGAGCGCGAGGCGCTGTTCGACCGCGACACCAACCTCCGCGTGGGCTTCCGCTTCCTGAAGACGCTGATCGACAAGTACCACGGCAACGTGAAGCTGGCGCTCCTGGCCTACAACCGCGGCCCCGAGAAGGTCGACTCCATCCTCCGCGCCGGCGGCGACCCCGACAACGGCTACCCACGGATGGTGATGCGGGACTGGAGCAAGCGGCGGAGGTGA
- a CDS encoding serine hydrolase, whose amino-acid sequence MRRRITGLVLATAALLAAMPLAAQVQPPAPTQPHPTPVHPGEKVAAGPDLAAFDAWVAQAVRDWKVPGLAVAIVQGDSVVFEKGYGTRHVGRNEPVDAHTLFAIGSTTKAFTVSTLLMLADSGKVDLDAPVRTYLPSFELRDPSVTRELTVRDLLTHRSGVSPDDFVWVLGYPRADIIRRMRWLPQASSLRSQYAYNNLSFVVAGEVAAAAAGTTWERLVQSRLLEPLGMRETVTGLAGLAGRPNVAAAHIRRGDTLVAIPERDIDNAGPAGSMHSSVHDMARWLRFQLDSTRLGGRRFVSAGRYAEMYTPQFVVPVAAFYPSARLAGTRFVAYGLGWFLEDYRGHFVTMHTGSIDGMSAIAGMLPDQRVGVVVLANVDHAEVRHAILNHVLDLYTGEPPRDWSGELRALYAAADSNARAAFAERLKLRARGTRPSLPLARYAGVYADSAHGELRVRLENGKLVAAVGPRLVADLEHWNWDTFRARFREPGDNGENFITFALAADGSVSTATIEGLEPYHRVEEPSGP is encoded by the coding sequence ATGCGCCGCCGAATCACCGGGCTCGTGCTCGCCACCGCTGCGTTGCTCGCGGCGATGCCGCTGGCCGCGCAGGTACAGCCGCCGGCGCCCACGCAGCCGCATCCCACGCCCGTGCATCCAGGCGAGAAGGTGGCGGCGGGGCCCGACCTGGCGGCGTTCGACGCGTGGGTGGCGCAGGCGGTGCGCGACTGGAAGGTGCCGGGGCTGGCCGTCGCCATCGTGCAGGGCGACTCGGTGGTCTTCGAGAAGGGCTACGGCACCCGCCACGTGGGACGGAACGAGCCGGTGGACGCGCACACGCTGTTCGCCATCGGGTCGACGACGAAGGCGTTCACCGTCAGCACCCTGCTGATGCTGGCGGACTCGGGGAAGGTGGACCTCGACGCGCCGGTGCGCACGTATCTCCCGTCGTTCGAGCTGCGCGACCCGTCCGTCACCCGCGAGCTGACCGTGCGCGACCTGCTCACGCACCGCAGCGGCGTGTCGCCCGACGACTTCGTGTGGGTGCTGGGCTACCCGCGCGCCGACATCATCCGCCGCATGCGCTGGCTCCCGCAGGCCAGCAGCCTGCGCTCGCAGTACGCGTACAACAACCTCTCGTTCGTGGTGGCCGGCGAGGTGGCCGCCGCCGCGGCGGGGACGACGTGGGAGCGGCTCGTCCAGTCGCGCCTGCTGGAGCCGCTGGGGATGCGCGAGACCGTCACCGGGCTGGCGGGGCTCGCCGGGCGGCCGAACGTCGCGGCCGCGCACATCCGCCGCGGCGACACCCTCGTCGCCATCCCCGAGCGCGACATCGACAACGCGGGGCCGGCGGGGTCGATGCACTCGTCCGTGCACGACATGGCGCGCTGGCTCCGCTTCCAGCTCGACAGCACGCGCCTGGGCGGCCGGCGATTCGTCTCCGCCGGCCGCTACGCGGAGATGTACACGCCGCAGTTCGTCGTTCCCGTCGCGGCCTTCTACCCCTCCGCGCGGCTCGCGGGGACGCGGTTCGTGGCGTATGGGCTGGGATGGTTCCTGGAGGACTACCGCGGGCACTTCGTGACCATGCACACCGGCAGCATCGACGGGATGAGCGCCATCGCGGGGATGCTGCCGGACCAGCGCGTGGGCGTGGTCGTGCTCGCCAACGTCGACCACGCCGAGGTGCGGCACGCGATCCTCAACCACGTGCTCGACCTGTACACCGGCGAGCCGCCGCGCGACTGGAGCGGCGAGCTGCGCGCCCTCTACGCCGCCGCGGACTCGAACGCCCGGGCGGCGTTCGCCGAGCGGCTGAAGCTGCGCGCGCGCGGCACCCGTCCCTCGCTGCCGCTGGCGCGCTACGCCGGCGTCTACGCCGACTCCGCGCACGGCGAGCTGCGGGTGCGGCTGGAAAACGGGAAGCTGGTGGCCGCCGTCGGCCCGCGCCTGGTGGCCGACCTGGAGCACTGGAACTGGGACACCTTCCGCGCGCGCTTCCGCGAGCCCGGCGACAACGGCGAGAACTTCATCACCTTCGCGCTCGCCGCCGACGGCTCCGTCTCCACCGCCACCATCGAGGGGCTGGAGCCGTACCACCGCGTCGAGGAGCCGTCCGGACCATAA
- a CDS encoding DUF433 domain-containing protein gives MALPDGSVVHSDPEIMGGTPVFVGTRVPVQTLIDHIQRGSTLDEFLEDFPTVRRQQANEFLRQATDALLDRVA, from the coding sequence ATGGCTCTGCCCGATGGCAGCGTGGTGCACAGCGACCCCGAGATCATGGGGGGGACGCCCGTCTTTGTCGGTACGCGCGTTCCGGTGCAGACGCTGATCGACCACATCCAGCGCGGCAGCACGCTGGACGAGTTCCTGGAAGACTTCCCGACCGTTCGCCGCCAGCAGGCGAACGAGTTTCTCCGGCAGGCAACCGACGCCCTCCTGGACCGCGTCGCGTGA
- a CDS encoding peptidoglycan DD-metalloendopeptidase family protein, giving the protein MSRRARAFLAVALAAALPLAAVAQQGGRTRSSASQQLTDSQRRLQEIRAERGQLRNELSGIRSRVHDVTSEIRNIQRQREVSAALLRELNFQMTETERKIAETTDELLRTQDELAQKKALLNRRLRDIYKRGPLQTEEVLLTASSFADLLNRYKYLYLVARRDRTLVGDVAELQHQLELREQELRRSYTDLTYLQNERAQENAQLGNMAAQRTSTLSSLRSHERTTVQRIDELLRDERRLTSLMATLEARRREEERRERDRLAAAARDRNAARVAGRPAPPATTPVAPRPAPTMTTASMGNLGWPAQGNVIYRFGRAMQTNGTAIRYNGIGIGAAAGSPVRAVEGGRVEMAAPFEGYGPTVVISHGGGYYSLYLYLKDIQVQQGATVAKGQQIGTIGGENTPEGAHVEFQIRTPGGEAVDPLAWLRGR; this is encoded by the coding sequence GTGTCCCGCCGCGCCCGCGCCTTCCTGGCCGTCGCCCTGGCCGCGGCGCTGCCGCTGGCGGCGGTGGCGCAGCAGGGCGGCCGCACGCGCTCGTCGGCCAGCCAGCAGCTCACCGACAGCCAGCGGCGGCTGCAGGAGATCCGCGCCGAGCGCGGCCAGCTGCGCAACGAGCTGTCGGGGATCCGCAGCCGCGTGCACGACGTGACCAGCGAGATCCGCAACATCCAGCGCCAGCGCGAGGTGAGCGCCGCGCTTCTGCGCGAGCTCAACTTCCAGATGACCGAGACGGAGCGGAAGATCGCCGAGACGACGGACGAGCTGCTGCGCACGCAGGACGAGCTGGCGCAGAAGAAGGCGCTGCTGAACCGGCGCCTGCGCGACATCTACAAGCGCGGTCCCCTGCAGACGGAAGAGGTGCTGCTGACCGCCAGCTCCTTCGCCGACCTGCTGAACCGCTACAAGTACCTCTACCTCGTGGCCCGGCGCGACCGCACCCTCGTCGGGGACGTCGCCGAGCTGCAGCACCAGCTGGAGCTGCGCGAGCAGGAACTCCGCCGCAGCTACACCGACCTCACCTACCTGCAGAACGAGCGGGCGCAGGAGAACGCGCAGCTGGGGAACATGGCGGCGCAGCGCACCAGCACGCTGTCGAGCCTGCGCTCGCACGAGCGGACCACGGTGCAGCGCATCGACGAGCTGCTGCGCGACGAGCGGCGGCTGACCAGCCTGATGGCCACGCTCGAGGCCCGCCGCCGCGAGGAGGAGCGCCGCGAGCGCGACCGCCTGGCCGCCGCCGCGCGCGACCGCAACGCCGCGCGCGTGGCCGGCCGCCCCGCGCCGCCGGCCACCACGCCGGTGGCCCCGCGCCCCGCGCCGACGATGACCACGGCCAGCATGGGCAACCTGGGGTGGCCCGCGCAGGGGAACGTGATCTACCGCTTCGGCCGCGCGATGCAGACCAACGGCACCGCCATCCGCTACAACGGCATCGGCATCGGCGCCGCGGCGGGCTCGCCGGTGCGCGCGGTGGAGGGCGGCAGGGTGGAGATGGCGGCGCCGTTCGAGGGCTACGGCCCCACGGTGGTGATCAGCCACGGCGGCGGCTACTACTCGCTGTACCTGTATCTCAAGGACATCCAGGTGCAGCAGGGCGCGACGGTGGCCAAGGGGCAGCAGATCGGCACCATCGGCGGCGAGAACACCCCCGAGGGCGCACACGTCGAGTTCCAGATCCGCACCCCCGGCGGCGAGGCCGTGGACCCGCTGGCGTGGCTGCGCGGGCGGTGA